Within Kineothrix sp. MB12-C1, the genomic segment GCGGTTTACTTTTATGTCGTTGAAAAGGAAAGGAATGATCCCTGTGAAGGCCTCGCTCACGATACCCTGATGCCACCATTTGCTTCCAATGCAGTAACATATCCATCCTTTTAAAATTTCTTCACTCGTCTTGACAGATTTATGCGTAGGCCATCTTAGAAATTTCGTAACTTTTTCATCGCTCGTCCAATTCCGAAAGGCGGCTTCAATATCCGCTTCTTCAAACCTACGGAGCAATAACCTATCCGTCTCAATCATAACTGTTCCCTTATGCTCCATCAACCTTCCCCCCTAATAAAAAATTATTATCCATTATATTAAAAAGCATTATAGCACACCAATCCATGAATACAAGGCAAAAATAAAAATTTCTCCGTATTCCAATCCGTTCATCATCCTCCCATACATAAACGCACCAGTGCAGTCGCGCCCTTCCTACCGCAGCCATAATACAGCCGCCCATCGAAGCAACAGAAATACCCACAGTGCACCGTTAAAAAAACAAAATAAAGAAGAGTGTCCGCAAAGAAGACAGACTTGCAAAGTCTGACTTCCGCGGACACCCTTCATTTTGTCTTTTTTCCGGTGTGCGGGGTACTTCTGTTGCTACGACGGGCAGCGTCCCATGGCGGCAACTACTTCTGTTGCTACGACGGGCAGCGTCCCATGGCGGCAACTACTTCTGTTGCTACGACGGGCAGCGTCCCATGTCCAACACTATTCCATCAAATACTCCAGGAACAAATGTCCTTTTTCCTTCTGTCCCGAGGAAAAAACAAAACCAAAAATCGGTGATTCCTCAAATCCTTCATAACAATGCCATTCCTTCAGTTTGGCGGAATCGGTAAGATAGATTCCGACAGGCATCGGGTCAGCCATAGTGGAAGGGTCGGAGTGGTCGATGCTTTCATCGACAATGACAGGCATACCTTCTTCATCGTATACAAGCTCTTTCTCAACACCTATAAGGGCGGCATCGATATAATAGAAGTAAGGCTCGTACTTTTCGTATTCTGCCGTACTTAATTCCTCTCTCAAATCGACAAACATCATGCCGGAAGAGAAGTTAGCAAAGGGAGCATTGTCACTTACCATAACATCAATACCTTCAGTTTGTGACATAGCCGTAATTTTCTGAGAGACTGCCATATCCATCTGTGACATAGATTCATAAGAAAGAGTGGAAGAAGTATCAATCACACAGTCGTAAACGTTCAAATCAATATCTGCATATTCCGCAAAGTCATTTTGGAACATTTCCTGATACTCATGGCCGTAGGAGTTAAGCATAATGGCAGAGAAGGCCTGCTCTTTGGCATTTAGAGCATCGCGGATAAAGATGCTGCCAACGATAACTACCAGAATAGTAACAATGGTATGCACTTTATAATAATCCCAGAAATAACTTAATTTTTCCCGAAAAGTCCTATCCTTCAATTTCTTCTGCTGTTCCCTGATCTCCTCATGAATATTTTCATGCTTAGACATAATACAATCCTCATTTCTTCGTATTTCAGTATTTATAAATAAATTACTGACTTTTTAATGATAGCCTTTCATAAAAGGAGTGTCAATGTGACTTAGATAATATTATTATGAAAAAAGAATAAATAATTTCTAAAAGGAAAACGGGGAGCTCAAACATACATTTTTATTGTGGCATGAATGGGGTGATGCTATAATTTGTTAAAAGAAGGAATGATACGATGTAACTATAACTTTAAGAGAGAACAAATAAAAATATGAGGGGAATAAATAATATGATTATGGTACTAATGAATTGGTTTTATATTACCTGCATCATTTATTTGGCGGGAAGCGCTTGTATGAATCTATTGATAAAGGCGTTTGGGTCGAAAAAGGAACCGAATCTGTTTTCTGTTCTGTTTACCGGAATTACAGTAACCACGCTTTATGCCCAGATTTTCAGCGTGTTCTCAGGTGTGAATATGTGGGCAAATATCCTGCCGATAATCTTTTGCCTGCTCTATCTTCTGCTTGCCAAAAGAAGTCTGGCAGAAAGAATAAGAGTGTTTGGAATTAAGACAATGGAATGTTTGGAACGGCGTGGAAAAGTATTTCTGTCGGTACTCGTCATAGGCGGGGTAATGATTGCCGCATTACTATCGGCAGGGCAGACCAAAATGTTAGACACCGGCTGGTATCATGCACAGACAATCAGATGGATTGAAGAGTATGGGAGTGTGAAAGGGGTGGCTAATCTCTTCATTCCTCTTGGGTTTAATAGTGCGCAACATTATTTCGATGCATTGTTTAGTATGAGGTTTATCTTTGGACAATCTATGCATGCGACCGGGGGCTACTTTGCTTGTCTGCTTATGCTCCATAGTCTCTGCCGGCTTGCAGGATGGAAGAAACATAGGTATCATACTGCAGATGCTCTTGCGATTGCCGAAATGGTGTATGCGATTATTATAACTGCTTTTTATGCAGATCCTTATACTGATACACTGCCAAATTGTTTAGTGCTCTTTATTTTTGCTGAATGGATTGGACTTTTGGAAGAGCAAAGAGAGCATGGTCAAAAACCCGGAAAAGAGGATATATTTTCTTATGGTTTTTTATGTTTACTAGGTGTTTATGCAACCGTAATAAAAACTTCGGTTGTATTTGTCATGTTATTGACTCTGTATCCTGCCTATCTGCTTATTAAAGAGAAAGAATGGAAGAAAATTGCGGGCTATCTTATAACAGGCATTGCAATAATAGTTCCTTTTTTTCTTACTAATATTCGAACTTCCGGTTACTTGGTCTTTTTAGCGGGTAAAATAGATTTATTTCCGGTGAAATGGAAGGTCGAAAAAGATATTCTCATACATGCGGTAGATAGTATGATCTATGATGTGCGAAATATTGATGCACCTATGGGAGAAGTAATAGGCGATGGAATCGCATGGATTCCAAGATGGTTTTTAAATGGGTCTATCAGTCATCAGATTTTATATATCGGTGTGTTAATACTTATTATGTTTGATCTGTTTTATTTGTTCATAAGATTGATAAAGAGAAGTAAAATTGATATTTGTATGCTCCTCACAAGGTTCACAGTTTATCTTGGACTAATATATTGGTTGTTCACCTTGCCGCAGGTAAGGTATTGTTGGGCTTTTTTACTGTTTGTCTTAGCGGTAATTCCGGTATGGTATGTGGAAGAAATCGGAGGAGGAAAACTAAAGAGCGCGGGGATCATGATAAAGGGAGCCGTAATTTTATCATCCGTCATTCTGGGGATGTTCACAGGGTTTTATGGTTTACGTACCTTGGGCTATCTGAAACAGAATGTTCCTTTTTATTTGATTCGGCAGGCAGATTATGAAAAATATGAAATGGTACCGGTAGAAAAAGACGGAATCACTTTTTACATACGGGAAGAAGGCGGAGCTATCGTGTGCGGATATTATGTCTTTCCTTACTTGAACGATGAAAGTATGCTGGAAGATATTGTAGTGGGTGACGAGTTGAGAGATGGCTTTTATCTATCGGATGAATAATAAGTGTGCAAATTGATGAAATATATTGATTGAGAAGTCTTATGACACCCGAAGCTTATCATTATATGAAGCTGTGGATAAAAATATGGAAATTCAAGAAGTACATCCCTTGAAACTTTATAGTTTTTGTAATATGATTAAAGTCAAAAGAATTATATTTTTCCAAATGAGGATAAGTATTACACATGAGGTATCTAAGTTCAGGAAGAAATATGGTTATAAAGGTAACAGTTCAGACAGGTCTGCGCATTTGCTGCGCTGACCGTAAGAAAACGTAAATGCTGCTGGCAAAAATCCCATCGCCGTAGGCGATTCTCATGGATTTTTGCATGTAACAGTGAAGGTATCTGAACTGTTTACTATAAATGAACAATATATGAGTTCATGAACAGCTCATAATATATGAAGAGGATGGTAATAATATGATTA encodes:
- a CDS encoding GNAT family N-acetyltransferase, yielding MEHKGTVMIETDRLLLRRFEEADIEAAFRNWTSDEKVTKFLRWPTHKSVKTSEEILKGWICYCIGSKWWHQGIVSEAFTGIIPFLFNDIKVNRIESQHDPNNPNSGKVMLKCGLTYEGTLRQADFSNQGIVDASIYSLLSHEYIPTSHT
- a CDS encoding LIC_10190 family membrane protein, whose translation is MIMVLMNWFYITCIIYLAGSACMNLLIKAFGSKKEPNLFSVLFTGITVTTLYAQIFSVFSGVNMWANILPIIFCLLYLLLAKRSLAERIRVFGIKTMECLERRGKVFLSVLVIGGVMIAALLSAGQTKMLDTGWYHAQTIRWIEEYGSVKGVANLFIPLGFNSAQHYFDALFSMRFIFGQSMHATGGYFACLLMLHSLCRLAGWKKHRYHTADALAIAEMVYAIIITAFYADPYTDTLPNCLVLFIFAEWIGLLEEQREHGQKPGKEDIFSYGFLCLLGVYATVIKTSVVFVMLLTLYPAYLLIKEKEWKKIAGYLITGIAIIVPFFLTNIRTSGYLVFLAGKIDLFPVKWKVEKDILIHAVDSMIYDVRNIDAPMGEVIGDGIAWIPRWFLNGSISHQILYIGVLILIMFDLFYLFIRLIKRSKIDICMLLTRFTVYLGLIYWLFTLPQVRYCWAFLLFVLAVIPVWYVEEIGGGKLKSAGIMIKGAVILSSVILGMFTGFYGLRTLGYLKQNVPFYLIRQADYEKYEMVPVEKDGITFYIREEGGAIVCGYYVFPYLNDESMLEDIVVGDELRDGFYLSDE